In Bacteroidales bacterium, the sequence AAAGCGGTAGCACCGCGATAATATTTGTAGGAAAAATGATATATATATAAATAAGCCCTGTAGGGGTAATATATCTCAAAACCTTATTATGTAGTAATTATTAATTCTTAAAACATTTGCAAAATGGGAACAATTGCTGACGAAAAGGGCTGCCTTTGTGGTAGCGGTGAAAAGATTGTTATTGCCTGTTCTGGTGCTTGCGATTTAGGTCACATTACAGATCTTGTTGCCCGCAAGCTACGCGATAACAAGGTTTATAAGATGAATTGCCTTGCTGCGGTTGGTGCTGATATAAAACCAACTATTGAAGCGTTTA encodes:
- a CDS encoding zinc-binding protein, with the translated sequence MGTIADEKGCLCGSGEKIVIACSGACDLGHITDLVARKLRDNKVYKMNCLAAVGADIKPTIEAFKTANLLLLDGCTVDCGKKILDKAGITNYHYLRLTDLGYVKGQTPVTDEVIKAVYEKAEVL